From a single Brassica rapa cultivar Chiifu-401-42 chromosome A01, CAAS_Brap_v3.01, whole genome shotgun sequence genomic region:
- the LOC103867022 gene encoding zinc finger protein HD1, with protein sequence MGKKCDLCEGVARMYCESDQASLCWNCDAKVHGANFLVAKHTRCLLCSACQSSTPWKATGLRLGPTFSVCDSCVALKSAGGGGAGVGTDQSQEVNESQLRRRDDDDGDSAESYDDGEDEDEDEEYSDEDEEEDDADDEEAENQVVPWSAAAAAQLPPVMSSSSSNGGGGDLAAKRTRDYSDEEIGCSSAQESNFAPPLKRPSRDELAFKSTAEINSLVRLEGERVLERRR encoded by the exons ATGGGAAAGAAGTGTGATTTATGCGAAGGTGTTGCACGAATGTACTGCGAGTCAGATCAGGCGAGTCTCTGCTGGAACTGCGACGCCAAAGTTCACGGCGCTAACTTCCTCGTCGCGAAGCACACGCGGTGCCTTCTCTGCAGCGCCTGCCAGTCATCCACGCCGTGGAAAGCCACTGGCCTTCGTCTCGGCCCAACCTTCTCCGTCTGCGACTCATGCGTCGCTCTTAAATCCGCCGGCGGCGGCGGCGCAGGTGTCGGCACCGATCAAAGCCAGGAGGTGAATGAGAGTCAGCTCAGGCGCCGGGATGATGACGACGGTGATAGCGCCGAGTCTTACGACGATGGTGAGGAcgaagatgaagatgaggagtacagtgatgaagatgaagaggaggATGACGCTGACGACGAGGAAGCGGAGAATCAAGTCGTGCCGTGGTCTGCGGCGGCGGCGGCTCAACTTCCTCCGGTGATGAGTTCGTCATCTTCTAACGGCGGAGGTGGAGATCTGGCGGCGAAGAGGACGAGGGACTACTCCGAT GAGGAGATCGGATGTTCATCAGCTCAAGAGTCAAACTTTGCTCCTCCGTTGAAGCGACCGTCAAGAGATGAACTCGCGTTTAAATCAACGGCTGAGATTAACTCTCTAGTCAGATTAGAAGGAGAGAGAGTGTTGGAACGGCGCCGTTGA
- the LOC103867033 gene encoding universal stress protein PHOS34, which produces MNPDSDYPHLPNIKIHHPSSPRHSHHNHSSSTPSAATPTPTAGARRKIGVAVDLSEESAFAVRWAVDHYIRPGDAVVILHVSPTSVLFGADWGPLPPQSPPPPNHPSQEDFDAFTSSKVADLARPLKEAGFPHKIQIVKDHDMRERLCLEIERLNLSAVIMGSRGFGAEKKRGSDGKLGSVSDYCVHHCVCPVVVVRYPDDRDGPAAPGEEGGGTREAIVTVKAGRDDDGEDDEAHEAKIAAASAHHEHVKDE; this is translated from the exons ATGAATCCAGATTCCGATTACCCTCACCTCCCCAACATCAAGATCCACCACCCTTCCTCCCCTCGCCACTCCCACCACAACCACTCCTCCTCCACCCCCTCCGCCGCCACCCCCACCCCCACCGCCGGAGCCCGCCGTAAAATCGGAGTCGCCGTTGACCTCTCCGAAGAAAGCGCCTTCGCCGTCCGCTGGGCCGTCGATCACTACATCCGCCCCGGCGACGCCGTCGTCATCCTCCACGTCTCCCCCACCTCCGTCCTCTTCGGCGCCGACTGGGGCCCTCTCCCCCCCCAGTCCCCTCCTCCTCCAAACCACCCCTCCCAGGAGGATTTCGACGCCTTCACGTCCTCGAAGGTCGCCGATCTCGCGAGGCCCCTGAAGGAGGCGGGGTTCCCTCACAAGATCCAGATAGTGAAGGACCACGACATGAGGGAGAGGCTGTGTTTGGAGATCGAGAGGCTGAATCTCAGCGCGGTGATCATGGGGAGCAGAGGGTTTGGAGCTGAGAAGAAGAGAGGGAGCGATGGGAAGCTTGGCTCTGTTAGTGATTATTGTGTTCACCACTGTGTTTGTCCTGTTGTTGTCGTGAGGTATCCTGATGATCGTGACGGTCCTGCTGCTCCTGGGGAGGAGGGTGGAGGTACGAGGGAAGCTATTGTCACTGTGAAGGCCGGGAGGGATGATGATGGCGAGGATGATGAAGCTCATGAGGCTAAGATTGCTGCTGCTTCCGCTCATCATGAACACGTCAAAG ATGAGTAA
- the LOC103867043 gene encoding protein SPOROCYTELESS: MATSLSFMSTDQNSSLSFMSTDQNSVRNPNELLRNTYQLVNGEIRTEPPKKSRGRKPGSKTGQQNQKKPTLRGMGVAKLERVIAEEEKKKTVVAGGEGDTSAASPNANRLLPVLPDRGVVLQGFPSYGGGPTNTSLGGYTRSRFLCGGGAGSGQIVIDPVCSPWGFVETSTHELSSIPNPQMYNASNNHCDTCFKKKRLDGDQNVVRSNGGGFSKYTMMIPPPPPPMNGYDDQRSQGFFYDQRIARSAPVSASMNPYFNEATNLTGAMEEFGSLNPRNGTRGVKEYEFFPGKYDDFQGNSFPVATSVGDCSPNTTSSTIDLSLKL, from the exons ATGGCGACTTCTCTCTCCTTCATGTCAACAGACCAAAACtcttctctctccttcatgTCAACAGACCAAAACTCCGTCAGAAACCCAAACGAGCTTCTCAGAAACACTTACCAGCTTGTCAACGGCGAGATCCGGACAGAGCCGCCGAAGAAGAGCCGTGGTCGGAAACCTGGATCGAAGACAGGTCAGCAAAACCAGAAGAAGCCGACGCTGAGAGGAATGGGTGTGGCTAAGCTCGAGCGAGTCATAgctgaggaagagaagaagaaaactgtCGTCGCCGGAGGAGAAGGAGACACGTCAGCTGCGAGCCCTAACGCCAACCGTTTATTACCGGTCTTACCCGACCGGGGTGTTGTGCTGCAAGGCTTTCCAAGCTACGGTGGTGGGCCCACCAACACGTCTCTCGGAGGGTATACTCGAAGCAGGTTCCTTTGCGGGGGAGGAGCCGGGTCGGGTCAGATCGTGATCGACCCGGTTTGTTCTCCTTGGGGTTTTGTTGAGACATCTACTCATGAGCTCTCTTCAATCCCAAATCCTCAAATGTATAACGCCTCCAATAATCACTGTGACACGTGCTTCAAG AAGAAACGTTTGGACGGAGATCAAAATGTGGTGAGATCCAACGGTGGTGGGTTTTCGAAATACACAATGAtgattcctcctcctcctcctccaatgAACGGCTACGATGATCAGAGGAGCCAAGGCTTCTTTTATGATCAACGAATCGCCAGATCAGCTCCAGTTTCTGCTTCCATGAATCCGTACTTCAACGAGGCGACAAATCTCACG GGAGCAATGGAGGAGTTTGGTAGCTTAAACCCTAGGAACGGAACAAGAGGTGTGAAGGAGTACGAGTTTTTCCCGGGGAAATACGATGATTTCCAAGGAAACTCGTTTCCAGTGGCTACATCAGTAGGTGATTGCAGTCCTAATACTACATCATCCACTATCGATCTGTCCTTGAAGCTTtaa
- the LOC103867054 gene encoding tRNA (guanine(37)-N1)-methyltransferase 2, translated as MMSKLSLFRANSLPFPVLSSYSARFIPKPYPTPPKTLILCAFSTVPYGPSLLKGKKPLLNNLRLASTRRERDAHRRKIGDFEDPIEKGELLDEDEFTRIFEVSAVRVPAKDCFALENRLRGHLLNWPRIRNIARVPGDEIDEDVVKLLGRESDEEDGEEESVVDSVDRRIRGKAEGDGERLSTVLHRDQLAKTFNSTGYLKFRNLAKISRPKRKRKTERAEGKEKVNRGSSRNEFAVVEVVEDRGGDEDFEGLLGEGYGGSRGRWRGSTRLLLLDERYSGDEEVQDLPEAIKVLFEEAKKTDASLSFELVKCRLTLFYDYWPMNEVLEALLPKGMIVPSAFEMVGHIAHLNLRDEHLPYKRLIAKVVLDKNQPKIQTVVNKIDPIHNDFRTMQLEVLAGNHSLVTMVVENGLRFHVDLARVYWNSKLGTERQRLLLGFDQNDVVCDVFAGVGPIALAAARIVKRVYANDLNPHAVEFMEQNSVVNKLEKRIEVFNMDGRRFIKAMFSSDKGQKVTQVVMNLPKDAAESLDAFRGVYNDRYRDEGLSFPTIHVYGFSKAADPEFDFHERIRIVLSEVAVDVKMRKVRLVAPGKWMLCASFILPKSVAFSRKTINVD; from the exons ATGATGTCAAAGCTATCTCTTTTCCGAGCAAATTCACTTCCTTTCCCAGTCTTATCTTCCTACTCAGCTCGTTTCATCCCTAAACCCTATCCCACACCTCCTAAAACCCTCATCCTCTGCGCCTTCTCCACCGTTCCGTACGGCCCGTCTCTTCTGAAAGGGAAGAAGCCTTTGCTAAACAACCTTAGATTAGCTTCGACCCGTCGAGAGAGAGATGCCCATCGACGCAAAATCGGAGATTTCGAAGACCCAATAGAGAAAGGTGAGCTCTTGGACGAAGACGAGTTCACTAGGATTTTCGAGGTTTCCGCGGTTCGAGTCCCGGCGAAGGACTGTTTCGCGCTCGAGAATCGTCTCCGTGGCCATCTCCTTAACTGGCCTAGGATACGCAACATTGCTAGGGTTCCCGGAGATGAAATCGACGAAGACGTGGTGAAGCTATTAGGCCGTGAGAGcgatgaagaagatggagaagaagagagtgttGTGGATTCTGTTGACCGGAGGATAAGAGGGAAAGCAGAAGGGGATGGGGAGAGATTGAGTACCGTGTTGCATAGAGATCAGCTCGCTAAGACTTTTAACTCAACTGGGTATCTCAAATTCAGAAACTTGGCTAAGATCTCTAGACctaagaggaagaggaagacaGAGAGAGCTGAGGGGAAGGAGAAGGTAAACAGAGGAAGCAGCCGCAATGAGTTTGCTGTGGTGGAAGTTGTGGAAGATAGAGGAGGGGATGAGGATTTCGAGGGGTTATTAGGAGAAGGCTATGGTGGGAGTAGAGGAAGGTGGAGAGGTTCAACAAGGTTGTTGCTTTTGGATGAGAGATATTCCGGTGATGAGGAAGTTCAAGACTTGCCTGAGGCTATCAAG GTTCTGTTCGAAGAAGCTAAAAAGACCGATGCAAGCTTGAGTTTCGAGTTAGTGAAATGTAGACTGACTCTGTTCTATGACTATTGGCCAATGAATGAG GTATTGGAAGCTTTGCTACCAAAGGGTATGATTGTGCCTTCAGCATTTGAGATGGTCGGTCATATTGCGCATCTCAACTTAAGAGATGAGCATCTACCTTACAAGAGGCTCATTGCTAAG GTAGTTCTGGATAAGAATCAGCCAAAGATACAAACGGTTGTGAATAAGATTGATCCTATTCACAATGACTTCAGAACAATGCAGCTAGAGGTTTTAGCCGGAAACCATTCCCTGGTGACCATGGTTGTTGAAAATGGACTGCGCTTTCATGTTGATTTAGCTAGAGT ATACTGGAATTCGAAACTTGGGACAGAGAGACAGAGGCTTCTCCTTGGCTTCGACCAAAATGACGTTGTCT GTGATGTTTTCGCTGGAGTGGGTCCAATCGCACTTGCTGCAGCAAGAATAGTAAAACGTGTATACGCCAATGACCTGAACCCTCATGCAGTAGAATTCATGGAGCAAAACAGTGTTGTTAATAAGCTCGAGAAGAGAATCGAG GTCTTTAACATGGACGGAAGAAGATTCATAAAGGCTATGTTTTCAAGTGATAAGGGTCAAAAAGTCACCCAAGTAGTCATGAATCTACCCAAAGATGCTGCCGAATCTCTAG ATGCATTTCGAGGAGTATACAACGACAGGTATAGAGATGAAGGCTTATCTTTCCCAACCATCCATGTCTATGGATTCTCCAAGGCTGCTGATCCAGAGTTCGACTTCCACGAG CGGATACGGATTGTTCTATCAGAGGTGGCCGTGGACGTCAAAATGCGGAAGGTAAGACTCGTGGCTCCTGGAAAATGGATGCTATGTGCTTCCTTCATACTTCCAAAGAGTGTAGCCTTCTCAAGAAAAACCATTAATGTAGATTAA